In Phyllostomus discolor isolate MPI-MPIP mPhyDis1 chromosome 2, mPhyDis1.pri.v3, whole genome shotgun sequence, the following are encoded in one genomic region:
- the NANOG gene encoding homeobox protein NANOG, protein MSVDSASPQSLPCPEASNSREPSPVPEVYEPDENYASLPMSSTETLHTETVSPLPSSMDLLIQNSPDSSTSPNITLPTSIEDSVAKEEKGQVKKQKVRTVFSQAQLCVLNERFQRQKYLSLQQMQELSNVLNLSYKQIKTWFQNQRMKCKRWQKYNWPKNSNRLTQMSSATTEYLGFSSYHHQGCLVNASGNLSVWSNQTCSNLSCSNHSWNSPSWNYHSWNSQTWCPQAWNNQAWTNQFYSYGEESLQPQIQFQQTPISDLEVTLETAGESYDAILQTPMYYTTQQTMDLFPDYSMNMQPDSTNI, encoded by the exons ATGAGTGTGGATTCGGCTTCTCCCCaaagcctgccctgccctgaagCATCCAATTCTAGGGAACCTTCACCAGTGCCTGAGGTTTATGAGCCTGACGAAAACTATGCATCCTTGCCAATGTCATCTACTGAGACACTCCATACAGAGACTG tctctcctcttccttcctccatgGACCTGCTTATTCAGAACAGCCCTGACTCTTCCACCAGTCCCAACATAACACTGCCCACTTCTATAGAGGACAGTGtagcaaaggaggaaaagggcCAAGTCAAGAAACAGAAGGTCAGAACCGTCTTCTCACAGGCCCAGCTCTGTGTACTCAATGAGAGATTTCAGAGACAGAAGTATCTCAGCCTCCAGCAGATGCAGGAACTTTCCAACGTCCTGAACCTTAGCTACAAACAG ATTAAGACCTGGTTCCAGAACCAGAGAATGAAATGTAAGAGGTGGCAGAAGTACAACTGGCCAAAGAATAGCAACCGTTTAACTCAG ATGAGCTCAGCAACTACAGAGTACCTGGGCTTCTCTTCCTATCATCACCAGGGATGTTTGGTGAATGCTTCTGGAAACCTTTCAGTGTGGAGCAACCAGACCTGCAGTAACCTCTCTTGCAGCAACCATTCCTGGAACAGCCCATCTTGGAACTACCATTCCTGGAATAGTCAGACCTGGTGCCCCCAGGCCTGGAACAACCAGGCCTGGACCAATCAGTTCTATAGTTATGGAGAGGAATCCCTGCAGCCCCAGATTCAGTTCCAGCAAACTCCCATCAGTGATTTAGAGGTCACCTTGGAAACTGCTGGGGAAAGCTATGATGCAATACTGCAAACCCCTATGTATTATACCACCCAGCAAACCATGGATTTATTCCCAGATTACTCCATGAATATGCAGCCCGACTCCACAAACATCTAG